From a single Hypanus sabinus isolate sHypSab1 chromosome 7, sHypSab1.hap1, whole genome shotgun sequence genomic region:
- the LOC132397472 gene encoding transmembrane protein 215-like, whose amino-acid sequence MRADNINPRTGLVVALVSVFLVFGFMFTVSGVRGETLGDIPLIAIGPAIFLPGVAVIILAKKTDGCTNWTRCRDLIARRAAEDQLLEGPSAGGSWQDVSKNSTRSHTPDVEEGGFGVDSKSLIRKGDQDAARKYLETYYPSSVLNYCVFDRLCSNRDSSFYTNVYSTQDSVIYSPRDSIPYGRYYCCYPSPGEARHVRLCWDYETVV is encoded by the coding sequence ATGAGAGCTGATAACATCAACCCCAGGACCGGGCTGGTGGTGGCTTTGGTCAGTGTCTTTCTGGTCTTTGGCTTCATGTTCACTGTGTCTGGAGTCAGGGGAGAGACGCTGGGCGACATCCCGCTCATTGCGATTGGCCCTGCCATTTTCTTGCCGGGGGTGGCTGTCATTATTCTGGCCAAGAAGACCGACGGCTGCACCAACTGGACCAGATGCAGGGATCTGATCGCCAGAAGAGCTGCCGAGGACCAGCTGCTGGAGGGGCCGAGCGCGGGTGGCAGTTGGCAGGATGTGTCCAAGAACTCGACCAGGTCCCACACGCCGGACGTGGAGGAGGGAGGCTTTGGCGTGGACTCCAAGAGCTTGATCAGGAAGGGCGACCAAGATGCAGCAAGAAAGTACCTGGAGACTTACTACCCGTCCAGTGTATTGAACTACTGTGTATTCGACCGCCTCTGCTCAAACCGGGACAGCTCCTTCTACACGAACGTGTACTCGACCCAGGACAGCGTAATCTACTCTCCCCGGGACAGTATACCCTACGGGAGGTATTATTGTTGCTATCCCAGTCCTGGGGAAGCCCGTCACGTTAGACTTTGCTGGGACTACGAGACCGTAGTGTGA